From Tachysurus fulvidraco isolate hzauxx_2018 chromosome 6, HZAU_PFXX_2.0, whole genome shotgun sequence:
TATAAAAAGTGAAACACAGTTTACCTGAGTGCAAACACAGATTGTGATCCATGGTTTTGTCATACTGTATGATTTGTAACTCAGACGGGTTGCCGAGTTCAAGCTTCATGTGGTGTAGATGCCATGGGACCAAATGGTATGAAACTAATAGTTGGGAAATGCTGGGGTGTGATCCTCACAGGCCTTGTACACTCTGGCAGACCCACAGCTGCTCAGTGGGGGATTTGCAAAGGGGTGAACACCCTGCCATTGCTTCTCGTATATCAGAAACAAAGACAGCAGAACTGTCTATAAAGTGGAAACTGTTATAATATTTTACCTTGCATTTTTCTTGCCTAGACATTTTTGTAAGTCAaccctttaattttttttttgttttatttatttactttgcattcagtggaacttttttttttgcctctctTCCCCTGTGTTTGATATTAACCCTGCCTTTCAGGTCTCCTTGGTGGGTTTCCTTTTCCTGATGGGTCTCTATGTGTCTTCCCTGGCCTCTTGCATGGGTGGTCTGTATGGAGCACCCAGGGTCCTGCAGTGCATCGCCCAAGAGAGAGTAATCCCAGCTCTGTCTTTCCTGGGACAAGGGGTGCGTATGCAAAAATCACACTGTGTTGGAAGACAAACATATGAGCTCTTGCCCAATTTCAGCCAAAgttctgaaaagctgctttgtgatgatGTCCATTGTTTAATGTTCCACTTGATTTGATTATTAGACCTAATAGTAGCATACTGTACACCATTGTTTGGATATGTACAAGGAAAGGAGCTAGAGTGACAGCTCTTATATACTGTCGTGTATTGTGGCTGTGATTTTGACAGTCACATTCCTATGATAATTATGATAGAATTGATATACGGTTTGCCCTTTCATAGTCTTTACTTTAgattgttttttacttttttgaaaCCTGATATTGTAACAGTTTCTGTGACTTGATTAGTGGATTTGCTGTGACTTGATTGATGCAATAATTCATAGATGAATTCATGGGTACATTCATAGATgatgttctttgtttttctatttattagTTCATTTATAGATGATgttctttatatttctatttatttttaggtGTTTTCTTAAGTAATTTGAGCTTTGGCCTTCATCTTCATTGGTCAGGTCAACTTTCCGAATTATAGGATATAAAGTTGCTTGGTTTTGTAAatgcttctttttaatattgCTCAGTTTATTTCCTAACCTCTGTTGAACACTCTTAAAGCTTAATCACTGTATACTTTGAGTGTTTGTGAAGGCAGAACTGATAGTACCCACAAAAAGGTGGTGCCCATAATTATAGAGCaattgagtgtttttttttttaaaaaaaaaaacactgtgaagGGCCTGCATGGCACATTGTGGCTTGTGAAAAAATAATGCACGCCCTTTTCCCTTGCCCTTTCTCTGTCTGGGTCTTCAGTGTGGACTAAAAGCAGGCCTGAGACATCTTGCCTCGAATCAGAGCCCGAGAACAAATGCAGGAAGTGAAGCCAGGGCCAGCCCAGATTGGCCTGGCTCTGTGCCATTCAGTACCGGGAGTGCAAGCATGCCGACAATCTCAACCTGAATCATAGAGtattggagagagagatggtggaaaATGTGTGGCTTTAGGAGGGACCATTTGTGTTAGAGTTCAGGGAAGATGTTTTCtctgtattgttattgttggATGTTTCCACTGTGCTATTATGCAGCATGCAGAGATTTAGAAAATGAAAACTGAGAGAGGATAGAATGTAATGTTGAATGTTTAGATGATTATTGAGTTTatgatattaatttaaataccTCAAACTTAATAATGAGGAACTCTGTTCTTTTTTTGAGCCTGATTTTACAAAAGAAACTGGCACTACTATAAGAACTATAACACCTGTATATGCACTAATTATTGTATGTACTGCATGTCAATTCTCTATCCACTTTCTGTCTAACAGAAGGGTCCTAATAAAACTCCAATAGCAGCCATTTGTCTAACAAGCTTACTCTCCATGGCCTTCATCTTCATTGGTCAGGTCAACATTCTGGCTCCTATTGTTACCATCAACTTCATGCTGACCTACAGCATCATCGACTATTCCTATTTCAGCGTAGCCATGAGCTACAACCTACAAGTTAAGGAAAGGAGGCCTCTCATTGAAAAACCCTGCACTAGAAAACCACTAGTAACAACCAATCACCCATGTTATGGCAGCAGTGGAGCTCTGAGCAAGTGCAGCAATGGCACACTGCTTGAGTTCACTAAAGACATGGACCAGATATTTACATTGCCTAGTGCAGACAATACAGAGGAAGAGAAAGCGTCCAATCATGTAGCCAAGGTCTGGGGCAGGAAGGCAAAAGTTCCTGCTAAAGAAACACTGAGCAGTAGTTTTGGGCTGGATTTGAACAGCAACAGCCCATCAGTGAAGGAAAAGGATGGCCCAGATGATGAGACCAGCAGTCAGACAGGGCTTATTGAGTCTGAGCCAGGAGGGAAGAGGAAACTGTCTCTGCCTACTCATAGTCCTATTGAACTCGATCAGATACCAGGGGAGAAGGCAGACACCAATGGTAAGTGATGATGCTCTGTCCACAATCAGCACGCAgtgtttacatactgtagtgGTAAAGCACTAGATTTATCAAACCATCTTTCTTTTATAGACACAAAACCTAAACTGGAGGGATCAGATATCCGACCAGTCTCAAATTCATGTTATGCCAAGTTTTGCAATCACTGGGTTTCCTTAATTGGTGTAAGTACAAGTATGAAAATGACTTAGTAATAtctattttgtttcattaacTGAGAAACTatatttcatgaataaaaaaaataaaataaatgtcaatgtGTTTAATTCTTTAGGCTCTGTGCTCCATTTTGATAATGTTTGTCATCCAGTGGGTGTATGCCTTGGTGAATATTAGTGTGGCCCTCCTCCTTTATCTCTACATAGGAAACACAAGCCCAGGTTTACCAACAGGTAATTATCTTGATTACTTATGTTACTGAACTTATGTTGATATATGATTCGTATAAAGAAACACATGTTGAAAATAGAACCTTCTTCCAACATTGAGGTAACAGTAATTATTTAAGATTGAACATATTTAGTATTTTCACATTAACAAAACATTCCAGtgctttatttttgtctctcCTCAACAGAAATAGAATAACTGTCTGTTATATAGCGACTGGTTGCATTTGGTCCTGGGCATAGTACGGTCTGTTGTGCAGCTGTTGGGTGGGATATTTGGAATAGTTTAATGCTGAATTCAGCAACGGTGTGATATATAATCTCTCCAATCCCATGCTGTTGTAGGAGGTTGACTGTCTGTGTTGTATTGTACAGTAGTttgtgtaaagttttttttggctgttttaATATTAGCTTGTTTTATCAACctttttttacttgtattttagtttgtttatttttttttcaagccacAAGAACCAAAATGTTTTAACAGCACACACCACATAATTGCATCTATATAGAGTTATGCTTTAGGCAGCTTTTTCTTCATGGTGCAGACTTATCTGTATatgtcaaataaacaaataacgtgcactcacacacgctcacacacacagaaaagcagGTCCTGCAGATGCTGCTGCAGGGTATTAGGGTACCTGTTTTCACTGCGACTGCTATAATAATTAAGAACAGCATTATAGTTAAGCAAACAATGAACCACAATTGAATATTTCATGTATTTGCATTCATTTGTATGATTTtaggttttttaaaaatgccaaTCGCATTTGGCATTTGTGTTGTGAGTCATATTTAAACTGGTAACACAAGCGACCATAATGTTTGCCACAAAAGAGAATATCAGTTTTTCAAGAGCTTTATTGAACCAAAACCACAGATCTTAATGCCATACTACATATTCCACGtatgcttttttaaattgtagCAATATAGCAATGTAACACCGAAATGTTGGTCagtatgaaataataaaataataaaagttagtCAGTATAAAAAAGATGATTATAAAATTGATGTATATGAAGATTAGGTAATTGAATCATTACCTGATGGTTACACATTTTTGAGTGTGTCCCCTTATTATAATTGTAAAAGAAATGGTTGAAATACAAGTTGGTTATAAGTTCAGGAATTGGTAGAGATATGTTTCATGAGGCAACAGCATTTTCTTCTAATTTGGCAAGAAGTTAATTGTGACCAGAAGTGAAAAAGATATTGATTCAGAGCATGCTATCTCAAAAGTGATGCAGTATGGAAAAATATTAACCTCTGGAGCTGATACATGATTACAGCATCAGAATGATTTCAGGGACAAATAAAACAACTCTGCCTTATTGTAGAAGgattttctccaaaaaaaagaactatCAAAAGACTAAAAGTCCAAATGTTTAATAACAGTGACAAGATGGAATGATATTAATGGAAAGTAGACAACGGTACGTTCCATATCTGTTGTTATTTTGGGGAATATATTAATAAGTCGGTCTGATTAAAGGTAACTTGAATAAACCAATCAAACTGTTGAAACCCTTGtttttcacatacagtatggtgAAAAAATAGCttacctcacacatacacacattcattgtTACACTTATACACATTCTCACCTTGGAGCAATTTGCCTAAGCAGAGATGCTTGAAATAAAGTTTGGTATGAAGCTGAATAAGTTCTGGTCTTAcgatttttttaatgtctttgcCTTTAGGTCTTTTTACTGTATACAAATTGCGTTTGTGTTCTCTTGTTAACAGGTATAGCAGCACATTTCAGCTTTTACCGCTGGATAAAGAGTTCTCTGAGTAGCCTGGGCAGGTATGATGATTGTTTATTCCTTAGGTCTTAGTGTCTTCTTTTGATTAATGACTTTGTTCTTTGGCTAAGATTATTTAGAGATTTCCTGTTCTAAGAATAGAGAAAATCTTTAACATTGTAACAGACTAATACTTGTGCTAATGCACGATTTAGCTTGATGCTCTTGATAACAGTAACTCTCCTCAATTAGGCCACACCAAGTGCTTCAAGACCAGATTGTGGTGACACCGTCTTTGTCAGCAGTTGACATGGAAACCAGACAGTTGACGGAGGAAAATACAGACTTTGCCTTGCGAGACCGCTATCACCATTCATCTATTATCACCACCAAAGAAGAGATGGTTCATCCTCAGCTTCATTAACTAGCATCATCCTATTCAGATTGGCCAacatataacattttaaaaaactttCAGATGATTCAGAATAAGTTTACAATCATTATTGACAAGTGTTAATAGCTGATCTTTGATTGGTACTTCTTCTCTGACATGTCTTAATGACAACTAGTTTGAAACACAATGTATGAACTGTAAACACAATGTTTCGATAGCTATAATGCCTTGAGGTCTGAAAGTATAATGCAAAAATATGGATGATGCTTGTGAGTTATTTTGTTCAATTGAActcttttcttcatttattcattttaagtatATTGCTTATCCCAGTAAGGATTGTGATGGATCCCAAGCCTGTCCTGAGAACCCTATTTGGGAAGCCATACACAAGAAATTTTACAAGCTAATTCACACCTGGGGCAATTCAGCTACCCTTATGAAGAAAATCTAATTAGACATAGGAAGAATCTGTGAAGCTCCAAACAAACACTAACCCAAGCCCTGAAACACAAGCTGTGAAGTATGGCATTTTTTTCAGTATACCATGATTCTGTGTTATTATCTGGGAAATCAGAAGGATGTGAAATGATGATTTATAAGAAGTGCAATAGAAACTAGTATATTGGTGTTATTATAGTTGTGAAATTCTTTATAGGCtgtatgttatttatatttaaatgggtGTTTTGTACAGTGAGgcagataaagataaaaatatgtTCCTCATACAGTATTTGCACTTTGCTAAACTAGTGTGTTAGTAAACAAATCTCTCCCCATCATCCAATTCATCTTCCAATTCATCGCCTTACTGAGTATTCAGCTGCATGTTATATTACagagacatttttattaataatgtatgCTAATCAAGAATAACTTGTACTCATATttcaaaatcaaacacacacccactccaCATTCTCGGTTATACTCTGTGTTTCTATAGTATAACTGACCTTGTAAAGAAAACTGTTGCATGGTTTTTAGCAGCAGTTAAAAGTGATTACATTGATTTGCTTATAGAATCATATTCTCTGTATTAGCTTCAAAATTAAACGTGATTGATGACTTAGAAAGTGCTTGAATGATATGTCAGTTTATGTGCTGTGAGCACTGTGACCCACTAAATCAAAGAAATCTACGCTGTTACTTTGAGATATCGTGAAGATGGGTATCGCGATGCAAGTTCGACTCGGTATATCGCGCCATCCTGTGTTGGAGAGGCGGAGTCACAGCAGCCCGGCCCGGGATGTGAGAACTGACTGGTGTGCAGAAATAAAAACCCTTCTCTCAACTCAAGCGTGAACTTTTAGCACCATTTCAGCCTTTTTACGCATGGAGACCTGACGAAACACACGCTTTCCGATGCTGACCCGGATTATATCgctgtgttatttattattaggctTTCAACATTTCTgtggttttatttcttcatcatgGAAGCGCGCGCTTTGGGGCGCACTGGCGGTCTAATGTTCCTGGTAGTTTTGTTTCTCATGAAAACAACTGCTGGGGGTTTTGAAAGCAGCCCCTTGGTGACTGAAACTTATTTATCTGCCGACACTGAGGATTCAGATCAGTCCACTGATTTACAAACTTCCTCCAGAGCAGTGATCAGCGACGGGACAGCGAGGTTTGGTTACTCTTCCACATCAGAAATCTCACATCTCCATCCGAGGTTTTCAAAGAGGGAATCTCACACTGGTAAGAGTCAGAGGCATGATTGTAGTGCCACAGTGTAGCTGCACATCTACATCACACATACTGATAGGAAAATTAGGGAGTGTGTGATATGGGCCTAGATTCAGGGAATTTTCCTGGAAAAGGAAggacatttaaaagaaaacacacttcTACACAACAGTGACAATAACAAAGCACATTACTACAAATTACCTCTACATTAACCCCAGGCCAGAAGCAAATTAACACAGAGGATCACACACGAACGTATTTCTGAGTGTTTTCATTTACTGAGCTTTATAttaggaaataaacaaacaaataaccttCCTACAAGAATGTGAATGTAACATTAAATCCATTTATTTTGTATGAGCAGTCAGTCAAGCAACAACAGCTGTAGATATTTAGAGTGTAAAGTGCATAGTTTTACATAATTGAATATGATTCATACGGCAATGTTTAGATACTTGACAATTCCACTGATTACAATTCCAAGTATTATACAATACAATTCgattctatttttatatttggcCACTTTTGTTTGAGAATATATGCTGTTAATTCAGAATTAATAATGACATAGAGAAAGACTATAAGTATCAGATTAATAGAGAAATCACTTTcctagatttttattattttcacttttgATAATAAATGGTGATTGTTGCATTGAAATTGTTGAAGTTGTTGCTGGATTTATTGATCCAAATTGTCAAATCATTACACCTCTGGTAGATACATATCTCTGCCATCATTATCAttcaaaatagattaaaaaaacacgAGTCCCTGATTACGAGGGACTCTTGGGCCCGCTTTCAGAACCATGGAACTATGTATTTAAATGGAGACCTTTCAATGTAAAATCCTTCCATGTAGAATGTAAATCATTTCATTCAAAGATTATTCctaagtattatttatttatttatttatttattaggaaAAGTATCACAAACTAATAATATTATGAGCTACTTGCTCATCATAATAACTTTCTAAAGGTCTGTCATGTAACTCCTTACACTTTGATGTCTgtgaatatataataaacttCGCTGCACTGATCAGGAGAATATATAACTGATCAGGATGAACAACATCCACAGTCCAATATTAGTTTTACATCCAACTGATTGAACAACTCTAGAACAAGAGTGCTTTGGTTGTAGGATGCAATATTTATTCATGTGTTGTTAAATGAAGAAAGAACTTATTTATaacagtaatttatttatttttaagtaacaGTTTTTTATCTTATCCACATATACAGTTTCGGTCAGAAGCTACAGAGATAATTATcctataattaatatattgGACAGTGTAAGTAGTTATACATACTAACAGCACAAGATTTTATTTCTTGGCCAACTAATGGATGCCTGTGTATCTGGTCTGATGAAATAACATTTCTCAGTACAGCAAGTCTTTCCCACAAGTGAATTAGTGTTACTCTTAATTGCTAATGTTCTAATATTTTGCTTCCATTTGCTTCCATTCTGCTCTGGCACAACTTTCATGCGATATATTATGCTATATTAAGTTATATGAGTCATTGTTCCATTTCAGCATGACATAATTGGATTAAAGTTTTATGGTCCAGGTTCACACTATAAAATGTGATATGTTTAGTGTTGCAGATTAGTAtagatttgatttgaaaatCAAGCAAACACTCATAAGTTTAGTTTTTTGAGCAGGTGAGACTTCTGTGTATTGATCCCTTTTCACTATTTGTCAATTCTCAAGTGTTTCTGCACAATATCACAACAAGAATATGTACATCCCATGAAGAGATCCTGCATGatcttttaaattttaaaagtttaccacaaacaaaatatatcaGTTTTTagtttatcagaggagaaaagtAAGATGCTGATCATCTTATGCAAACATCCCTGTATTGTTATGCCTATTAATAATTCTCTTAGGCAAGTAATTGAACTGTAGGGTTTAAAATCCCCCTTTTTGTTGATGTGATACTTTCTGTAATT
This genomic window contains:
- the slc12a8 gene encoding solute carrier family 12 member 8 encodes the protein MSSHVQELFHENAQGSQMNAQPWWKVKLFVWEPVLFGTWDGVFTTCMINIFGVVLFLRTGWLVGNTGVLLGILLVSLVVLVALVTVMSGVGVCERCTVGNGGVYSMISMVLGGRVGGTVGLLYVFGQCVAGAMYITGFAESIAEMLTVQSVWAVRGISVAVLLGLLGINLAGVKWIVRLQLVLLAILAVSTLDFVIGTFSHLDPEHGFVGYSEELLWRNILPDYTAGETFFTVFGVFFPAATGVMAGFNMSSDLHKPEHSIPLGTLAAVFISWFLYLVFVFLLGAICTRDALRYDFLIAEKVSLVGFLFLMGLYVSSLASCMGGLYGAPRVLQCIAQERVIPALSFLGQGKGPNKTPIAAICLTSLLSMAFIFIGQVNILAPIVTINFMLTYSIIDYSYFSVAMSYNLQVKERRPLIEKPCTRKPLVTTNHPCYGSSGALSKCSNGTLLEFTKDMDQIFTLPSADNTEEEKASNHVAKVWGRKAKVPAKETLSSSFGLDLNSNSPSVKEKDGPDDETSSQTGLIESEPGGKRKLSLPTHSPIELDQIPGEKADTNDTKPKLEGSDIRPVSNSCYAKFCNHWVSLIGALCSILIMFVIQWVYALVNISVALLLYLYIGNTSPGLPTGIAAHFSFYRWIKSSLSSLGRPHQVLQDQIVVTPSLSAVDMETRQLTEENTDFALRDRYHHSSIITTKEEMVHPQLH